A stretch of Aedes aegypti strain LVP_AGWG chromosome 2, AaegL5.0 Primary Assembly, whole genome shotgun sequence DNA encodes these proteins:
- the LOC110676609 gene encoding pupal cuticle protein C1B-like, whose protein sequence is MFAKVIVLAAVAIACANGKPLVAAPVVAAAPAVVTAQSSQVIARNYNGIAAAYTAPLAAAYTAPVAAAYTAPVATAAYTAPVAAAYTAAAYTSPFAPAAYTAASPFAPAAYTAASPFAAAAYTAAPVAAAYSAYPYVF, encoded by the exons ATGTTCGCCAAAGTG ATTGTCCTCGCTGCCGTTGCCATTGCCTGCGCTAACGGAAAGCCGCTGGTCGCCGCTCCGGTTGTGGCCGCTGCTCCAGCTGTAGTGACTGCCCAGAGCTCTCAAGTCATTGCTCGTAACTATAACGGAATCGCTGCGGCTTACACTGCGCCATTGGCTGCTGCTTACACTGCTCCGGTCGCTGCTGCCTACACTGCCCCTGTGGCCACCGCTGCCTACACAGCTCCAGTTGCCGCTGCTTATACTGCTGCTGCCTACACCTCTCCTTTCGCTCCAGCTGCCTACACTGCTGCTTCTCCATTTGCTCCAGCTGCCTACACTGCTGCTTCTCCTTTCGCTGCTGCCGCCTATACTGCTGCTCCAGTCGCCGCTGCCTACAGTGCCTATCCTTATGTGTTCTAA